The following DNA comes from Chryseobacterium gallinarum.
TTGGCATAGATCAATCCCTGGCTTCCCGCCTTATTTTTCATGTCAGCATCTAAGGTTACCGGAATTAACCCTCCGTCATAAGCTTTGATGGTAATGGTTTTTACAGGGTCATCCTGTACCGTGTCACTATCCCAGAGAACAATGGTTAGCTTCTCATTCTCAAGACCCTGGTGATCAATGCGGATATTTACTTTTTGTCCCCAGCCGGCTTTGTCTATTTTACTTCCGTTACTGTCTGTAAACTGGATATCATTAATTATGGGCTGTACTACATTTATGGTTTGGGTGGAACCTTTCCCTTTTATTCTGCTGGTAATGGTTAATGTCCCGGGCTTTTTAGGCGTAAAGTTGATGGACTTTCCGGTAACGGCATTGGAAAACCCTTGCCAGTGTACGGTTTCATTAGGAAGAAGGTCGGAAAATATCATTTTATCAACAGTAGCGGTCATAGGTTTACCCACTTTTGGAGTACCGCTGACGGTAAAGCTTACCACATCATTTTCCTTCACCTCAAAATGCCAGTCATCATCTTCTTTTTTAGCGTTTTTTCCGGTAGCATTGGCCACCATGCTGTATGCTTCCACAACATGTTTTCCTGGAGTAACCCGCGACCCCGGAATGGTAATGTTTTTCCCGTTTCCGATCAGTAGACCGTCCAGGTTCCATTTAATGTCTGAAGATTCCCCCGGGGTCAGGCCAAAAGGAGAGTTGTCATCTCCAAACTTATATTTCATTTTGGTAACACTGAACGACATGGAGGTTCCGGGCCTTACAACTTCCGCACCATGGCTGATGCCTAAAACTGCATTGCCTTCACTTTCCCCGGACATCTTTTTTTCTATGGCTTCACCATTTTCATTGATATAACGGGCCAGGATGGTGTATTTAGCCTTGGTGTTCTGAGGGGTAAAGGTAAGGGTGTCTCCATTGATATGTACACCTTCTGTAATGGCATTTCCACTTCCGTCAAATACCGCCAGCGTCAGCCTGGATTTCTCCTCTTCCGTAAGATCAGGGATCAAAAACTTAGCCCTGAAAACTGAAGGAACACCCCTTCTGAATTTCCTGTTTTTAGAAGGATCGATGCGGGTGGTAAAATCTCCGGAGGTGGATTCCAGCTCGAGCAGGGTGTTTTCTACTACCTCAACGTCAATGGAGCAGGAAGGATCACATTTGTCATATTTTCCTTTTTCAAATTCAGGGGTTTTAGGTTTTCCGTATCCTTCAATCCTGAATTTTCCCAATCCTTCGAAACTCTGGGAAAATTCTGTCCCGATTTGTTCTCTTAAAAAGATTCTATTCTCTTTCTTACCCTGGTGGTCACTGTAAACCACCCATGAGGTGAGCTGTTGGTTCCCGCTTTTCAGATTGGCTTTGAAAGAAGCTTCTTCGTCTTTGCGCAGATACACAACACCGCTTTTATTTTTGGAATCTATTGCTTTAAAGGTAATCCTGTTTTCTATCTGGGCTAAGGCAATAGAAGTTACAGAAGGATATTCCTCCTTTTTCTTAGGCATATCTACTGCCGGGTTAACCATAGCGAGTTCCGCCGGGTTGGTATTGTCTGCATGGGCATTGCTCACGGAGTCCGTCTGTCCATGTTTGAATATGGTGATTTTCCCGCCGGTCATACAGGGAAGTTCTGATATTTCAGTAAGTGTATTTTTTCCTAATACCCGGGTGCTGTCATAGGTTTTATTCCATTTTGGAGCCGGGGCAACCGCACAGGGAAGATAGCCTCCCGGGGATGGTTTCAGGGTACATTTTCCAAAAGTGGCTGCAGGAGGGTTGAATGTTTTATCCTCTTCGGTTGCCGCCAGTTTTCCCTGTTGATCGTTCAAAACAATAACGGAATGGGTGGTTACCTGTAGATCCGCTGTTTGTTTTGGATTTTCTGCTTTATCACAAACACATTTGGCGCCATGCACCACAAAGTATTTTCCGTCGTGGTCGCTTTTGGAAGCCTGTTCGTTTTTCTTTTGCTCTTCTTCTTTCTTTTTTTCCTCTTCCTGTTTCTGCTCTGCTGTTTTTTGTTCTTCTTCGGGATCAGGAGGTGGTGTTTCACCATTAAGGGCGTAAACCTCGTCAGGCGGAGGGGTCATCAGGGAAAACCCTGTATAGGGAGTATTGCCAACCTTCGTTCCGGAATTGGCATTATGATAATCTTTGAGTTTCGTCCAGTCTTTGATACCCAGTTTCCTGGCGATATCCTGCAGCGTTTCTCCGCTCTGAACCGTATATGGGATGGGTGCTGACATATTCTTATTTTGTTTCTATGGTGATTGTTTGCAGGTAATAAAATTTATCCTCTGCTTCTATACAGACACTGACTTCTGCTTCTTTTATTCTTCCGGTTTTACCCGTGTAATTGATGGTGTTCTGAAAATCTGCATAGAGTGGAAGGCTTTCTTCGTCAAAACTGACGTAATAATCATGTTTATGGATGTATCGGATAATATCATTCATGATATCCTGGGCATTGTCGATTTTAGGCTCAAAAGACAATATATTTTTATCTTTTTGATATTGAATATCTCCTTTCCATTCTGTAGTTCCGACAGGCAGGACTTTCCAGGATGTTTCATACTGTTTTTTAGGATTGAATTTTTGCAATCCATATTCCAGGACCTTCATAAAATGGAGTTGCCTGATGAAAGAAGTAAGCTTTTCATCAGTCTGGGTTGCAGTAAAGAAATGAGTACTGATGTGGTCTATTGCTTCCCCGTTATAGAGATCATGAATAGCAACATCGGCTTTCCGGATACGGTTTCTGATCTCATCAATGTTTTCTATAGAAAATTGATATTTGTTTATTTTACAGACTAAAGGAAAAAGGGCTTCCATATAATTATTGGATACTTCAAGAAATTTGGTGTCTATTTTTTGATTGTTCACTTTTAAATTGGACCTGTTGATCAAAATTTCACCGGTATCCTTTTTCCCCGGTTCTACATACAGGGTATAAGAGAGCTGTGCCTGATGCTGCTCCTGGCCGAACTTTACCGTACATTTATCCTGTACGGTGTAGGTAGATGTTGGGAATATGTCGGAAACTGAAGAGGTCATATTAATTAGTTTATGGCTTTAATGGCTTGAGAATTATGAATGGTAAATAATGCAAAAACTGAGATTATACTTAATATATATAAAAATAACAGCAGGATTAATTTTTTTATTTTACCAGTTTCCTTTTCACCGCGAATTCCAATTAATTGTAAAATGAAAAGAATGGGGTAGATGACTACGATAATAATAAAAAATATAAAAAGGTAGGTCATTATCAGAGAAAATAGACTCTGAACATTCAATACATACGGAGTTTTGTTGAAATACTGGTGTGCTGGTTTATCCCAATAATAAATAAAGGTTAGGAGGATAAAAGTTATAAAAATTATAAACTGAATATTAAAAATGCTTTTCCAGTTTCTAATTATAAAATTCTTTAGCATAGTTTTAAAGTTATTTGTTAATTATTTTCCGGCTACAAATCCAAAATATCCATCTTCGAAAGGATCATATAAGACAGTCCATACTTTATTAATATCCCCCCAAGTGAACAAAGTAAGTATTATTTTACCTCCTTGCTCATCAATTGTAATTGTTTTAAGCCCTACCCAGTGATTAGGAATTGAGAATGTTGCCTTATTATTATGCTGAAAATTTTCAGCAGTAATAAGTAAGCCTATACTATACCCGTCTGCCAAGAGTTGAGAAAGTTCATTAGCCGAATCTTTTGCATTCGCCCATTTACTGGTGATGAGGTTAGTCTCGTTTTTCACATCTTTATACCCCAGAATATTTTTCATCATTTTTTCCACTTCGTTAGGGAACGTAAGACCTGTACCTCCTTCTACAAACCCTCCGGCACCAGGACCATCAGGATCATAATCGAAGATTCCGTTCAAAAAATCTTTGATTGAGAATAAATAGATGTAGTCGGCATATGACATTTTACCTCCATAGCTATTCTTAGGATATTTGACATCCGAATCTTTCATTTCTATCAAATGATCATCACTATCCAGTTTAATTTTGTATTGGGTAGAAGTAATGATGGCTTCCCCTTTACGATGTAAATCAAGAATAACTTTCTCATATTCTGTAGGATTCTGAATAGCCATAAAGTGTCCGATCAAGGCTATAGCACACATTGAACTTTGTCCCTGATCTATATCTTTACCAGTATTTATCCTTTGTTGAATTTCAGTTTTTAGCGTCTTTCTATCAAAAAATCTGAATCTGTTATGCTTAAAAACAGTGAGTTTACCTTCATTGTCAACATCATTAATATAAGCCTTGATTTCCAGATTATTTCCGCAACCATTGGCATCATTAAATGTGATGTTGATTTCATCTCCAGTAGAGACATCTTTCAGGACGTTCTCATATAGTTTTCCAGTTTCTCTATCTGTGTAACTTACAGCCCATTTTACCAGGTTTACGTCCTTTGGATCTCCATTAGTATATGATTCTACTTTGAAAGTATAAGTTTTACCGAACACAATACCACTTTTTTCCTTAATGGTTCTGGTACTATCATTAGCTGCACCATCATCCAGATCGGAAATCAGTTTGATACTTTTAACCTGTGTGGGCTCTATTCCTTTTCTCGAAATAGGGGTCTTTGTGCCGAATTCTACTCCTGGAGCTGCCATGTTGTTATTGTTTTTTTATTGATCAAATTCAAAATTTTCTTCTTTTCCGGAAAGCATATCATAGATCACATTGCCGTTTTCGGTGATATAAAAAATATCAGGTTTTCCTCCGCTGTATCTTACATAAGCGAGAAGATCTGCGTTGTGTCCGTCTAAACCTTCCTTTCCGCCTTTATACTGTTTATTGATAACATCAGTTTGTTTATATACGTATATTGAATACAAATGATAACCTTTTATAGGTACAGATGCTGTTTTGTCATCAATTGCCTTTTTCAGTTTTTCATACGTCGCTGTGTTGTATGATAAATTTCCTTTTGCATAAAAATAGTCGATCCTATTTTTATTTTCTCTAGCCTTAAACTCATAGGTCACCGGAGATAAAGCTGTCAATTGAAAGTCTTCCGACTTGTTTTGAATACATGCCACGAATATTGTAAATAAAATTATTAAATTTTTCATAATCTTTAATCCTTATCGGAGGTTCTCCAATAATCAAACTTTCGGGACAACACTTGTATGAATTTATTCAATATTCTTTGGTGACTCTATGATGATTATATTCTGAGAAAGGAAAAGAGTATCTCCGCTTTTACGTAAAATGTCGTGTGTTTCATTAAATAATTTTATTTTATTATTGTTTATTTTTTCTAATTCAAGTTTTTTATACGGTTCTGTTTCGTTGCTATTTCCATTTTTTTTAATATTATCAATTAAAATACTCTCAGTTTGAGGAGTGATATATTTTTCTAGCACATTATTCTTATATAAAAAACCTTCTCTAATCAATATTTCCTGATTAAAATTTTTTATATAACAATCCGGAGCATATACTTTAGATGTCGAACTATCTATAGGTTCTCCTCTAACTATTAAAACCTTTTTCTGTGTACAACTTACCAGTGCTAAAAAGCTGCTAATAAGGAAGGATAACTTTTTTAATTCTTTCAACATCTTTTCTTTTTTCAATGATTATTTTAACTTTTGAGTATCCAAATATTTTATCATCATCTGACTTTTCTCTAATTTTATTAATAATATTTTTAGTCTCATTATCAGATGGACTTTTAGATGAATTGTCTTTGTTTGTAATTCCAAAACATCCCAATGACCCTCCTGCTCTTATACGTGGTTTATTATCATAAGTTGGATCTTTTTCATTATGATAGAAGCCGCCTACATGTATCATTATACTCTTTGCAGAAAAAACTTTTTCTTTTCTGTCATTAAATCGTTCTTCAGAGTGAAGAGTCTCAGAATTATTTTGTTCCAATTTATACGCTGCAGTATCATTATGATGAGGGTATACATCAATAAAGACTCCCTCATATTCATTATTGTCTTTAGGCTCAAATGCACAATTATATATTTCTGCATATTTCCCTTCAATTCTGTTTACAATCCAAGAGTCCCTTGATACCATGGTTTCTAATTTAAATGTTTTATCAGTTGAGTGTGTAACTAACATTTTGTATAAGGGTATTCCTATGGTTATATAATTTCCTTTTAATTTTCTATCGTCTGCTCCAATTAATTTAATGTAGCCCCATCCTACTTTTTGATTTGTTATTGTTATGATTGGTCCTTCATCTTTTGAACCCTCATCGGCATTATCATCATTGCTTATTGCTCCTTCTCTCCCAAATCCCTGCATAATGGCCCTCTTCTGGCTGGAGAGCTCAAGATTTTGCTTAGTCGCCTCAATGATCACTTCTTCAGATTCCTCATGAGAAATCTTGCTGAGTGAGGTATAATGGTTGGCAACCTGTATGTTGATATTTTTTGCGTTTTTTATAATAGCCATGATGTTTTTTTTCTAATCTGAGTTGTTTTAATCATAATAATATTGTCTATCTTTTCCCAGCTGCATCATGCTTTATAACAATGTCATTATTTATTCTACTGTAATATAAAAAATACTTTTTACTGTTTTTCATTCCAGTAAGTTTTTTTATATAAGCATCTAATTCTTTGGATTCATAAAATCCATACAATACCAAAAAATATAATTGGCTTTATCATATGTTTTTAAAGGGGTGTATTCCTCTTTAATGCTTATTGTTTCATGTTTTTCTTGAGAAAAACAATAATTAAAAAGAATAATCAAAAAGAGAATACCAGATTGTTTCATTGTCGTTTATACTCTTCCATTTCTAAGCTGCTTTTTTTATTTGCTTTTAAATTAATTTATCTTAACTTTAGGATAAGGGTAATTTAATGTTTTAGTGTTCGATTTACTGGTGTCAGCCATATTTTCATAGTTAAAAACTGCTTTCATAACTCGGCCATTTTTATTTCTAAAATGCTTGCCTGTCAATATATATTTTTCATTTGAAGGATAATATTTGAAGGTATATTGATTGTACTTAGCAGTTGGATTTGTTAATTTTTCACTATAAAATTCAAATAAGCTTCCTTCAGCATCTCTATAATAATTAATCTTATCCAGGGTATCTCCTTTGTATTGATATGCTCCTCTCATTGTTACTTTTTTTTCATTTAGTTCTTCAATAGAAAATATTTTAAACTTTGTAGAATACATATCCTGATCCCAGTCTTTTATAAAAATGTCATGGTTGAAGTATAAACAACAATCATCATAAAATCTGTTGACGGGATAAAATAGTAACCCTAATTTTTGAATTTCATTTTTATTTAAAATACTTTCTTTTAAATATTTATAAAGATCCGAATTCGTTTCAATCAAGAGATTAAAAGGTAATATCTTAATTATATTTTCCTTTTCGAAAGAAATAGAAAAGGAGAAGCTATCATTGTTAACTTTCAATGTTTCAGGATTTTGTTTTTCCACAGTGTAGATGACAGCTCCATCTTTATTATTGAATTTTATCTCTTTATTAGTAATGGATAACTGATTTAATTCCTTCCCATCATAGAGAGAGTATGTTCTATTCTGCGTATTAAATAAATGAGAGAATAACATAATTACGAAAAGAATTAAATTATTTTTCATTGTGATTTTTAACTATAAACAGTTCTATTTTAGTTTATCTTTTTCCTGTTATTTATCCCAATAACTTTCTTTATAAATGAGTCTAATTCTTTCGATTCATAAAAAATAAAACAATCGTACGTAATGGTATTTTTTTCACCCGACTCAAAATGAAGGTTATTCTTTTTTGAATAATAGCCTTTTGTTTTTGCAATTACATAATCATTGATTTTATTTTTCAAATCTTCATTCTCGATAAATTTACCATTAACTGAATATTGTACTCCTGAAGCATCTTTATAAACATCATAAAATGTTGAGTCCATTTTTGAATAGTTATATTGAAGGCACCTGTTAAATGCATACTTTTTTATTTCAGTTATTTTATACTGTGCTGATAAATTTATCGAAAACAATAATACTAATATCAATGACAATCTTAATATATCTATTTTAGTTCCCATACTTTTATTTCATCTGTTTGTATTACCTTGCCGTTTTGTTCATATTTCATATGAAAATAATAATATTCACTATTAGGATCGTCGTGCACACTTTCGCCTGGATATATTAAATTTTTACCATCCCATAAAGTGAAATGGCCCGAGGCGTTTCCCCATCCTGATACTTTAAACATAATAATACCTTTGATTTTATACAAACTGTCCCATTTATCTTTTGATAAGCCTATTTTAATTTGTCCTAATCCTACTTTTTTTAATTTTTCGTCAAATTCAGGAGTACCTAAATGCTCTTCAAGATATTTTCCTAGTTCTTTTACTCTATACCAATAATTGAGCTTATCTTTTCCAATATGTACACCTCCTTTTGCTCCTTTAGCTCTATACTTAGCATTATTATAAGGTAATTTAAAGCCACTATAATTTAGCCCCTTGCTCATTCTAAATGAACAAGTATTTTCCCAATCATCAGGTGCTTTATTAAATAAATCTGTAAGTCCGTTTCCAATCTCATTATATAAGGGGATAGTTTTCACAGAAGTATTGGGATAGTTTTTAATCATATCCGCCCAACTTGGTCTCTTCACCTGTACAGGTTTTGTTGTCTGGCTACCAGACTGTGCAACAAAACTTCTTCGCTGTTCTAATATAATAGGAATCAATTTTTCTATGTTCATAGTCTGTATTTTAAGAGTCTTCTTTATCATCCATTATCGTTAAAGTATAAGCCTTTAGCGGTTCTTTGAATATAACCTGTCCTTTTTCTACAGTTCCGGTAAGGGTAAGTTCATCAATACCTTCTGCTATTGGCTCCCCATCTTCAGCTTTAATGGCTACTTCTACGGTTTCTCCGTCTTTGTAACCTTCAGTTTCTACAATAAGGTTCATATCCACATAAAACTTAGAAGAATCTGTTAAAGGAGTTTTTTCATCGCCATATGTCCAATACATTTTTGTTATTTTTCCATCGGACTCATCATCTGTTAAAGCTTCTCCTTTCCCAAACCCCTGCATTATTGTCCTTTTCTGGCTGGAAAGCTCAAGGTTTTGCTTGGTCGCTTCAATAATCACCTGCTGAGCTTCCTCATGAGAGATCTTGCTGAGTGAGGTATAATGGTTGGCAACCTGTATGTTGATATTTTTTGCGTTTTTTATAATAGCCATGACTGTAATTTTATAAGTTGTTACCTTAAAGGTCTGTCAAATGGATATTTAATCTTTTTTCTTTGTTTCAATGCTTTTACCGATACAAGAAAAGCTACAACTGCAGATATAAAACCACAGATGATCGATTTCATTAGATTTCCCACTGGCATATACCGGTGTCTGTCTTCCGTGACCGGGGCGCTGATATAATCCGCAATATTGTAAGATGCCAAAGTAAAGAATACCATAACAACAAGGTTTCTCATGATTTTTTAATGAGAATTCCCTTGTTCTCCGCTTTGAGATTTTACGGTTTTTTCACTTTGTAAAACCATATTCTCTTTGGTGCTTACTACTGTCACTTTTTCGGCATATGAATCACTTTTCTTAGCCTGGATGTTTCTTTCATTTTCAGAAATTTCCGTCCGCATATCTGAGGATTCATGGATA
Coding sequences within:
- a CDS encoding T6SS effector amidase Tae4 family protein — translated: MNIEKLIPIILEQRRSFVAQSGSQTTKPVQVKRPSWADMIKNYPNTSVKTIPLYNEIGNGLTDLFNKAPDDWENTCSFRMSKGLNYSGFKLPYNNAKYRAKGAKGGVHIGKDKLNYWYRVKELGKYLEEHLGTPEFDEKLKKVGLGQIKIGLSKDKWDSLYKIKGIIMFKVSGWGNASGHFTLWDGKNLIYPGESVHDDPNSEYYYFHMKYEQNGKVIQTDEIKVWELK
- a CDS encoding N-acetylmuramidase domain-containing protein, which codes for MSAPIPYTVQSGETLQDIARKLGIKDWTKLKDYHNANSGTKVGNTPYTGFSLMTPPPDEVYALNGETPPPDPEEEQKTAEQKQEEEKKKEEEQKKNEQASKSDHDGKYFVVHGAKCVCDKAENPKQTADLQVTTHSVIVLNDQQGKLAATEEDKTFNPPAATFGKCTLKPSPGGYLPCAVAPAPKWNKTYDSTRVLGKNTLTEISELPCMTGGKITIFKHGQTDSVSNAHADNTNPAELAMVNPAVDMPKKKEEYPSVTSIALAQIENRITFKAIDSKNKSGVVYLRKDEEASFKANLKSGNQQLTSWVVYSDHQGKKENRIFLREQIGTEFSQSFEGLGKFRIEGYGKPKTPEFEKGKYDKCDPSCSIDVEVVENTLLELESTSGDFTTRIDPSKNRKFRRGVPSVFRAKFLIPDLTEEEKSRLTLAVFDGSGNAITEGVHINGDTLTFTPQNTKAKYTILARYINENGEAIEKKMSGESEGNAVLGISHGAEVVRPGTSMSFSVTKMKYKFGDDNSPFGLTPGESSDIKWNLDGLLIGNGKNITIPGSRVTPGKHVVEAYSMVANATGKNAKKEDDDWHFEVKENDVVSFTVSGTPKVGKPMTATVDKMIFSDLLPNETVHWQGFSNAVTGKSINFTPKKPGTLTITSRIKGKGSTQTINVVQPIINDIQFTDSNGSKIDKAGWGQKVNIRIDHQGLENEKLTIVLWDSDTVQDDPVKTITIKAYDGGLIPVTLDADMKNKAGSQGLIYAKISAPDVVAIGEGLPFPKTYKLDVQDKKEIFNAKLGSEDGSEKHTVVDYDEISYFYANSRGIKPDESLFLEIRDSVLGRDPLLLQQANVKADQNGIIKQKIIWNGIKNKVNLLTVYAIVKEKNQDGKVLYDADGDYSMATAKLRKGSTLVKIVENKGAVKVGDQPISGSNCGGKFCIKKGSPKSELIREINIRLAGFGGNVPTDEFTDRTEKMVKQFQRDYMKVPETGKVCGNVLKAIDDFTTKWAEKISDYTCLCNGIKSIANKCSGFGKGQYKDQYSNKNHVEKYHKYERPGMHRSLLWGVSALKYYLSTQNEYKYSSITAGYRCWEHNKYAGRTTTNHMGKAVDIQFLKNNKLVGGKKEENLPVLRDIRDKFYTKYLDSKYNWVNGNNNFSLEPFGLGNGQTWSWIHMDVREFDNAYLDDKFFTKTQDSLTGKSLIQLANELGLKDMCSCMGGGLSTNSNSNPKAGECMCFKQGKVKTACTGKGSSITNDIYKKEADRLGIELAMIQAIAKQESKRESFWKEGQATILFERHKMWEYLEKDLNKTKAELEKLKKDDPSIVNDLSGGYGKYSEQYEKLDKAKKIDNTTALKACSWGKFQVMGFNYAVAFSSPEEMEKAVNLCEIQQFYFFVGYIENTNGMITAMKNKNWEDIASKYNGSKWKQKNPDYASNIETYYNEYKKENDK